Proteins encoded by one window of bacterium:
- a CDS encoding Tol-Pal system beta propeller repeat protein TolB, giving the protein RALTNFNSINISPDWQPGGGALAFVSFYRNRTDIVSLTLASGKTAVISQTEGLNTSPAWSPDGKFLALTLSKDGNAEIYLLSPETKELRRLTNSWAIDCSPSWSPNGRELVFNSDRPGSPQLYIMDTEGANIRRLTYQGGYNTSPSWSPRGDKIAFVSRIDGRFQVCTIDITGDNFVQLTYEGDNEDPSWSPDGLHLCFSSSRTGSHQIWRMHWDGSVQQAITNNGGSYMPAWGPAQ; this is encoded by the coding sequence TTCGGGCCCTCACCAATTTCAACTCCATCAACATCTCGCCGGACTGGCAGCCGGGCGGCGGGGCGCTGGCCTTCGTCTCTTTCTACCGCAACCGCACCGACATCGTTTCCCTGACCCTGGCCAGCGGCAAAACGGCCGTCATCTCCCAGACCGAGGGGTTGAACACCTCTCCGGCCTGGTCCCCGGACGGAAAATTTCTGGCTCTTACATTGTCCAAGGACGGCAACGCCGAGATCTACCTGCTGTCACCGGAAACCAAGGAACTGCGCCGCCTCACCAACTCCTGGGCCATAGACTGCTCGCCCTCCTGGTCGCCCAACGGCCGGGAACTGGTCTTCAACTCCGACCGGCCCGGCTCGCCCCAGCTATATATCATGGACACAGAAGGGGCCAACATCCGGCGGCTGACCTACCAGGGCGGCTACAACACCTCGCCCAGCTGGTCACCCCGGGGCGACAAGATCGCCTTCGTTTCCCGGATAGACGGAAGATTCCAGGTCTGCACCATAGACATCACCGGGGACAACTTCGTCCAGCTGACCTACGAGGGCGACAATGAGGACCCCAGCTGGTCGCCGGACGGCCTGCACCTGTGCTTCTCCTCCAGCCGCACCGGGAGCCACCAGATCTGGCGGATGCACTGGGACGGCAGCGTCCAGCAGGCCATCACCAACAACGGCGGCTCGTACATGCCGGCCTGGGGCCCGGCCCAGTAG
- the pal gene encoding peptidoglycan-associated lipoprotein Pal, which yields MNKYFTVIAMCLVLALGFGCTKKQTVKQEEPIKQPEVSIPAPVATPPVEAQPVVPKIEFKTIFFAFDSYSLNEEGKALLNQAGGLLRSYPDVALRLEGHCDERGTAEYNLALGEKRANAVREYLENLGVSRSRLSTVSFGKEKPAVAGNDEASWAKNRRVEIVPVAK from the coding sequence ATGAATAAATATTTTACCGTAATTGCAATGTGCCTGGTTCTGGCGCTTGGCTTTGGTTGCACCAAAAAACAGACCGTGAAGCAGGAAGAACCCATCAAGCAGCCGGAGGTTTCCATCCCGGCTCCGGTGGCCACCCCGCCGGTCGAGGCCCAGCCGGTGGTTCCCAAGATAGAATTCAAAACGATATTCTTCGCCTTTGATTCCTATTCCCTGAACGAAGAGGGCAAGGCTTTGCTTAACCAGGCCGGCGGCCTGCTGCGCAGCTATCCCGATGTCGCCCTGCGGCTGGAAGGCCACTGCGACGAGCGGGGCACGGCCGAATACAACCTGGCCCTGGGCGAAAAGCGGGCCAACGCCGTCCGGGAATACCTGGAGAACCTGGGCGTCAGCCGCTCCCGGCTGTCCACCGTCAGCTTTGGCAAGGAAAAGCCCGCTGTAGCAGGCAACGATGAAGCCAGCTGGGCCAAGAACCGCAGGGTGGAGATCGTTCCAGTAGCCAAATAG